Genomic DNA from Entelurus aequoreus isolate RoL-2023_Sb linkage group LG25, RoL_Eaeq_v1.1, whole genome shotgun sequence:
AATACATTGCGTCCATCATCTCCTGTTAGGCGTAGAGTTTATGCCAGCGGATCCTCTCTTGGAGTCGCGCGGTCACAAACACGGTCAGGATCTGCACGACCAGTACGACCACGATTACGGTCCCGATCAGTGCCTCGTGCTGCTGCACCCACCGCGACATTCCCCCCAAACATCCTCCCAGGAAGATCACGCTCTGAGCGCTGAACTCATCCAACGTTTGAGCATCCAAGCCGCACTGAGAGTTCCACACGGTTCCGTTTTCCATCGGGTCCAGGCAGCACGAGGCCGGAACGCCGCAGGCCAAAATTCCTGGAGCGGAGCAGTTGTAGTATCTGTAGGATCATTGACACTTGTAAAAGATCAGTAATTCTTGAGACATGGCGATGACGTCCACGGGATTAAATCAACTCTGCATTTTCGTacccctttttggacatgttgttgcctatcagctgttcttataggcgtggccaaccaagCAGACCTGTCAAGTCCCCCCCTGCCGCTTGATGGTTAATGGAGGAGGGAGTCCCAagtattagatttagatttattggtccccgttggggaaattcattttcactgccgtacatttaaacaatagacattacacatcacgaacaaacaataacaaaaagacatcatacatgaccaaacatttacaggcttgtcaggcaggtcggccgggcctgctgtttaggACGGCTATAGCTGCAGAGATAAGGCTTTTCCcaaggcgggccctccggaatttgatagttctgtacctgcaccctgatggtagtgggatgatgtattggtatAGTGGGGGAgtcatatcctggactattgtgtttgccagtcgaatgatggacctgtggtttagatCTGAGATGtcgggtgtgggtaggccgatgatattagctgctatgtttgtaatgcaggggtcaccaacctttttgaaaccaagagctacttcttgggtactgattaatgcgaagggctaccagtttgatacacacttaaataaattgccagaaatagccaatttgctcaatttacctttaactctatgttattattaataattaatgatatttacacttaattgaacggtttaaaagaggggaaaacacgaaaaaaattacatttaaattttgaaacatagtttatcttcaatttcgactctttaaaattcaaaattgaaccgaaaaaaagaagagaaaaactagcgaattcgaatctttttgaaaaaatttaaaaaataatttatggaacatcattagtaatttttcctgattaagattacttttagaattttgatgacatattttaaataggttaaaatccaatctacactttgttagaatatataacaaattggaccaagctatatttctaacaaagacaaatcattatttcttctagattttccagaacaaacattttaaaagaaattcaaaagactttgaaataagatttaaatttgattctacagattttctagatttgccagaatattttttttgaattttaatcataacaagtttaaagaaatatttcacaaatattcttcgtcgaaaaaacagaagctaaaatgaagaattaaattaaaatgtatttattattctttacaataaaaaaattaatttacttgaacattgatctaaattgtcaggaaagaagaggaaggaatttaaaaggtaaaaaggtatatgtgtttaaaaatcctaaaatcatttttaaggttgtattttttctctaaaattgtctttctgaaagttataagaagcaaagtaaaaaaaattaatgaatttatttaaacaagtgaagaccaagtctttaaaatattttcttggattttcaaattctatttgagttttgtctctcttagaattaaaaatgtcgggcaaagcgagaccagcttgctagtaaataaataaaattaaaaaaatagaggcagctcactggtaagtactgctatttaagctatttttagaacaggccagcgggctactcatctggtccttacgggctacctggtgcccacgggcaccgcattggtgacccctgttgtaatgCATGTGAGTTTGGTCtggttggttacagaaagcatagtgaaaaaacatgtggaacagtacagaagGTTGGGTTGAACGATGCTTTGGTACAGTATCAACAGGAagtgaggtgcaacgtatagtctTTTAAGTTTACGGATGGCTGccagtctttgttgacttctttttggaATGTCCGTGGTGTCCATGAGTGCTCGCTCATCCCGATTGATGGTTTCCTTGGGCCGCTTCCTTAGTTCGATCGCCTCCTTGATCCATCGTTTGAATTTGTTACTTTCTGTCCCAATAATTTTGCTGTCGTCCCAGTCcatgatgtggttatttattttgcaatgatctgatatggctgattttaagatttcctgttcggattttttgttttaggcttcttgtaaaccttccagttgtctctttttcgcATTTTTTCTGATGTTCTTTCTTCCCTATGTTGAATGTCCTCCCTGTTTCTCCGATGTATGATTTTTCGCATGATTTACACGGGATTTCGTATATGACATCGCATATCTTGTCTTGTTCTACTTTGTCTTTtggatgtatcaatcaatcaatcaatcaatgtttatttatatagccctaaatcacaagtgtctcaaagggctgcacaagccacaacgacatcctcggtacagagcccacatacgggcaagaaaaaactcaccccagtgggacgtcgatgtgaatgactatgagaaaccttggagagtacTAGTAACTGTCTTGTTTATGTGTGAGGTTTAACTGTTGTGCCACAGGGAAACCATCAATCGGGATGAGGGAGCATTCATGCTATCGCATACCTGGGACCTCCTCCGCCATTAACCATCAAGCGGCGGTGGGGGGTAGCCAACTAGGTAGACTTGATAGGTCTGCCTgattggccacgcctataagaacagctgataggcaacacgtcacagtggtcaggtgacccctCTGAAGGAGACTGCAGaagacagtcgaaacatgtcaggtaaagattccatctaaatcaggggtgtccaaactttttccactgagggccgcacatggaaaaattaaagcatgtgggggccattttgatattttccattttcaaaacataacaaaatatatggatttttttatttattttacctttaggggtcccggggaccataaagggtctcagtcattaaaatgttaaaaataagtaaaattattattttttatttaacgcttacagttaatctctatatcaacttcaagttcaaataaagtaattaaaaaaaaaaggttttatggcttttctgtcaaaaacaacttagttttttttatagtaaaactgaaatatgcaatatttagtaattacagccttaaaagatcaataattgattttaattctttaatatttttgagtacggtaatcacagtgaaaagataagtacaataccactaaatatatttgggatccaaaaggtgccccactcataaagtgatacatttttattaggtttttcttttactttcaacacttaagttacaggatcaacttcagatatatctgtccattttacgtttaaactattatttttttgttttatgctcttttgtcaaataaaacgttaatgtttttatatggcacctgcacaatatatgcaatatttaccacataagacattttaaagtgaaatatttgaagtaactgaagccttgaaaataattcattattatcaaatcaaatcaaatcaactttatttataaagcacatttaaaatttaccacaggggtagccaaagtgctgtacaatgggcaggttaaaaataatacaagaaccgagcaaacacaacacaacacaaacagaacacgataaaaaaataaataaataaaatataaaaacgtaaaaacataaaaacaggttcacagcaggtgtattatggggcgccattgcaggatgggtatcactcagtgttaaaagccatggaataaaagtatgtttttaagagagatttaaaaacaggaagagaggaggcttgtctaacactcagaggtaggtcgttccagagcttgggagcagcagcagcgaaagctctgtcacctctaagcttcagccttgtgtccgggaccgtcagtagcagctgatcggctgatcttagggatcgggtggggcagtaaggctgaaggaggtcggagagatatgttggcgcgaggttgtttagaaacaaataaaaggagtttaaaattgattctgtaacgcacagggagccagtgaagggacgctaatataggggtgatgtgctcacgtctgcgggtctgtgttagcagacgagtagcagagttctgcacgagctgcaggcgggcgagggaggcctgggtaatgcctacatacagggcatttcagtagtctaaacgagtcgagataaaggcgtggattaatttctcgagctcatgtcctgatagaagcggtttcactttcgctatttggcgtaattgatcaaaacttttttgtacgacgctgctgatttgttttttgaatttaaaatctgagtcgaactttacccccaggtttgtgacacagtcgctgagatacggggtcagagtgccgaggtcaacgttgggggagggggagcgacttggaccgaacaacataacttctgttttgtcttcatttaggctcaggaagttagctgaaagccaggctttgatgtcgtgcaggcagtcaataagacgttgaaccgtgttattttgtgccatgggaaaataaatctggcaatcatcatattacatggatttttttgtcttttttttttttttttgaacaaaggcaaaaaaagaaaaaaagaaagacaaaattaaaaaaaaaaaacagcctgcatggcagctttgtgtcaactttttctcgttagatttcacctcattccacttttgtgaatgttctttgtttatttttgcaatagcatttccagaatgtgtggcgggccggtaaaaaattagctgcgggccgcaaatggcccccgggccgcactttggacgctCCTGATctaaatataccgaaaatattgtctgattacatgAAAATTTGAAAGAGTatgtgataataaataataaataataaataagcgAAACCATTACTCTCCACTCACATGTTGATCTCCCAGTCCCGGTACGTGTCCGCCCCACAGCACTGAAGATTGGACTGGATCTCATCGGTGATGAACCTTAGATCCAGATCGTCCTGGTAGCCGGCCATGGCAGTCAACATTCCCGACCGCAGAAGGTTGCCGATCTCCTCTTGGGTGTTGTATAACACGATGACGGCCAGCACCTCGGCCGTGATGAGCACCAGCAGCGCTCCGGAGAACGCCTTCAGCAGGCAGCTGTTTTCCCGCAAGGCGCCCACGCAGCCCGTCAGGCAGAGCACCGTCAGCAAGAGGCCCGTGGTCACCAGCAGCAGCATGGGGTCGGTGCCAAGGCTTCCGATCCTCTCCTGGGATAAAGATTCTTTGCTGATGAGGCCCCACATCCCCAAGCCGAGGAGAAGGAGGCCCAGGACGGAGAACATCAAGTTGCTTAGAACCAGGAGGTACTTGAGGAAGTAGTCGATGAAAGAATATCTGTAGTTGGGGGGGTGGATCGCCTTGGATCCAGGCTTTTGTTCGTCAATTACACTAACTTGGTGGAGCTCGGTGGTCCTGTGGGCAATCTCATTAGCATTCCCCTATaggacaaaaaaattatatatttttatttatggtcctgtaggccaggggtgtccaaactttttccactgagggccgtacacggaaaaatttaagcatgcgggggccattttgatatttttcattttcaaaccttaacaaaatatatggattttttttttgtttaacctttagggctcccggggactataaagggtctcagtcattaaactgttaaaaataagtcaaattgttattattatttttatttaacgcttacagtaaatctctatatcaacttgaggttgatataaagtaaaaaaaaaaaaaaaggttttctgtcaaagacaactttgttttttatagtaaaactgaaacatgctgtatttagtaattagagccttaaaagatcaataatgcaggacaccattgattttaattctttaatatttttgagtaatcacagtgaaaagtgaaataaaatcccactaaatatatttgggatccaaaaggtcccccactcataaagtgatacatttgtattagtttttttttactttgaacacTTAAATtaccagatcaacttcagatatatctgtcgattttacgttggaactattattttgtttgttttatgctcttttgtcgaataaaactttgatgtttttatatggcaaccacacaatataggcaatattttttccacataaaacattttaaagtgatattttttaactaataattcattataacatatgtagatttttagtctttttttttttttttagcaatggcaaaaaaaagaaaaataaacaaagacaaaagaaaaaaaacagcctgcatggcagctttgtgtcgacattgcaactttttcttgttagatttcacctcattccactttttttaaaatgtttttttaaatttttgaaatattatcaattttgccatttttgcagaatgtgtggcgggccggtaaataattagctgcgggccgcaaatggcccccgggctgcactttggacacccctgctgtaggcgATCTCATCAGCATGTCCCATAGGTCAAAACctttactgttattattaataaattagtTCATTTCAAACAGGCTTTACAAAATTATACTGAAGTTGCCTACAACTACAGTTTACACCAGTgttatcccgataccaatattttggtaccggtaccaaaattattttgatacttttcggtacttttctaaataaaggggaccacaaaaaattgcattattggctttattttaacaaaaaatcttaaggtacattaaacctatgtttttttattgcaagtttgttcttaaattaaatagtgaacatacaagacaacttgtcttttattagtaagtaagcaaaaaaattctcctaatttagctgctgacgtatgcagtaacatattgtgtcatttatcattctattattttgtcaaaactattaaggacaagtggtaaaaaaaaaaattattaatctacttcttaatttactgttaatatctgattactttctcttttttattcttctgttgtttgatattttacattagttttggatgatactacaaatttgggtatcaatccgataccaagtagttacaggatcatacattggtcatattcaaagtcctcatgtgtccagggacatatttcctgagtttataaacatgatatacattgaaaaaaaactaaagacgatgttgtgatgctaaaaaatatcgatgtaatcatagtagttttaactagatacgctactgtacttggtatcattacagtggatgtcaggtgtagatccaccaatggcgttagtttacattttgacgctggtgagctacaaTGTGTAGCAGCTAATAAAATATAGTTTAACCAGAAAATGAATGGAACCTTTTTGACCTTTTTAGTTTAATTACATCAGCCATTCTAAATACATTTGTTTAAAAACCCAACACtgttatacatatacactaccgttcaaaagtttggggtcacattgaaatgtccttatttttgaagtaaaagcactgtacttttcaatgaagataactttaaactagtcttaactttaaagaaatacactctatacattgctaatgtggtaaatgactattctagctgcaaatgtctggtttttggtgcaatatctacataggtgtatagaggcccatttccagcaactatcactccagtgttctaatggtacaatgtgtttgctcattggctcagaaggctaattgatgattagaaaacccttgtgcaatcatgttcacacatctgaaaacagtttagctcgttacagaagctacaaaactgaccttcctttgagcagattgagtttctggagcatcacatttgtggggtcaattaaacgctcaaaatggccagaaaaagagaactttcatctgaaactccacagtctattcttgttcttagaaaggaaggctattccacaaaattgtttgggtgacctcaaacttttgaacggtagtatatatatatatatatatatatatatatatatatatatatatatatatatatatatatatatatatatatatatatatatatatatatatatatattttaagggaAAAACTTGTAAAGAGACCATAAACAAATACCTGTACTATTTAGCTGAAATAAAATGAAttttaaatacaataataatcaAGCATGTTACTGCATGCTGGTAGTtcattattatgatttattaGAGTGTCTATtttactgctgcaaaatatttcaAGTTTTATTATTTGGAAGTATTGATTTTCCAAATATTTCAATATTATGTAGCGTGAATACTTACGATATAATGACATTTTAATTATATAATTTAGTCTTTTAAGATATTAGTCAATGTGGCACATCTTGACTTAAAATtaaggctgtcaaacgattagaaTATTGAATGAAGATTTCATTTTGCATGACCTATTTTAATTCAAAACATGTTTATAATTAAATGtatccatttatttttttaattatgcaattattttattttatgttatttttatctatttattcatCTCATATCTATTTAATCCATAACTATTTTAAATGTTGGTTACATTATAAAAACCCATAACAGCCAAGCAAAGTTTAGCCTACATATTTATTTACCTTCGGTATAAGCGGGCTGGACTCAGTCGGCGTGTCGTCCGTCCTGGTCCAGGGCCAACGGACTCCTCGCACGGCCAAGTATCTTTTGATGCCGTCCATCACTGCAAAGAGACCTGCACCTTCTTTCTGCCGATGAAAAAGTAACAAAGATCAGCTGAATGTTTGCAGAGGAACATGTGAGTCTGAGCGTAGTCACCATGCTGTGTTCAGCCTGGGGCCGCAAGGCGTGGGATTTCTTCATCATGTGAGAGTCACAATGAGGGGATTAGACCGCCAacacagtgtgtgtgtagtgtgttggGTCATGACTTGAACATGAGACTTTGAAGAACGCCTTTACAAGTCTTATTGTAACAAATATGCAAGTAGTTTCAAACAGAACTAAACTTGCATTCACttttgattcaaaccgttctaatGTTAAAATGCTCAATTTatcgtaatttctggactataggcCTCTACTTTTTTCCCACACTTTGAACCGTGCGCTTTATACAAGACAATGCCGCAGCTTATTTATTCACCAGCTTCACATGCTAACCAATGAATTTAGCCTCGTCACATCacacaaaataattaaattaacagaataaatattttttttgtcttaaacTGTTTGTATACTTACTCATTGTATGTTAGTTAATTTATGTggtcatttatttattcactgttgtgttacTGATACAGAACAAACAAATGGGTTGTAGCaggagtccccaaactttttaactcgAGGGCCGCATTGAGTTAaagcaatttggccgggggccaggctgtatatatatatatatatatatatatatatatatatgtatatatatatatatatatatatatatatatatgtgtatatatatatatatatatatacatatatatatatatatatatatatatatatgtatgtatgtgtggaaaaaaaatcacaagactatttcatctctacaggcctgtttcatgaggggttttcctcttacgctctaccacggtatcgagcactattttttggataatctaattaagacatatatatatatatatatatatatatatatatatatatatatatatatatatatatatatatat
This window encodes:
- the LOC133642416 gene encoding tetraspanin-10-like, which produces MDGIKRYLAVRGVRWPWTRTDDTPTESSPLIPKGNANEIAHRTTELHQVSVIDEQKPGSKAIHPPNYRYSFIDYFLKYLLVLSNLMFSVLGLLLLGLGMWGLISKESLSQERIGSLGTDPMLLLVTTGLLLTVLCLTGCVGALRENSCLLKAFSGALLVLITAEVLAVIVLYNTQEEIGNLLRSGMLTAMAGYQDDLDLRFITDEIQSNLQCCGADTYRDWEINIYYNCSAPGILACGVPASCCLDPMENGTVWNSQCGLDAQTLDEFSAQSVIFLGGCLGGMSRWVQQHEALIGTVIVVVLVVQILTVFVTARLQERIRWHKLYA